A region of Gadus morhua chromosome 18, gadMor3.0, whole genome shotgun sequence DNA encodes the following proteins:
- the pde6gb gene encoding phosphodiesterase 6G, cGMP-specific, rod, gamma, paralog b: MNLEAPKAEIKSATRVSGGPATPRKGPPKFKQRQTRQFKSKPPKKGIQGFGDDIPGMEGLGTDITVICPWEAFNHLELNELAKYGII, translated from the exons ATGAATTTGGAGGCCCCCAAAGCAGAAATAAAGTCTGCCACGAGGGTGTCCGGGGGCCCGGCCACGCCACGCAAGGGGCCCCCCAAGTTCAAGCAGAGGCAGACTCGGCAATTCAAGAGCAAGCCTCCGAAGAAGGGAATCCAGGG CTTCGGAGATGACATCCCCGGCATGGAGGGATTGGGCACAG ATATCACGGTCATCTGCCCCTGGGAGGCCTTTAACCACCTGGAGCTGAATGAGCTGGCCAAGTATGGAATCATCTGA